The Vicia villosa cultivar HV-30 ecotype Madison, WI linkage group LG1, Vvil1.0, whole genome shotgun sequence genome includes a region encoding these proteins:
- the LOC131659195 gene encoding uncharacterized protein LOC131659195 — translation MKFIIYADEQQGIFKEIMKAVRGQKGGVFFLHGYGSTGKTYMWQTLASALRAKHDIYITVATSGIASLLLPGGRTTQSRFKILVPMLDNLTCNIPYHDVAADLLRHAKLIIWNEALMANKWCFEALDKTLKDLMSVARNSNYVFGGKVVVFGGDFRQILPVILRGSRLDIIARNHKRFLHLALCQEEGRLGGPNDGTTEIDFPPDFLDNYRDYNYMKNMAILASTIDMVDKINDHVLALMPGDLRDYYSSDAVDHSEIHDKDMLDVLTPEFLSSLKNSRLPNHHIKLNIDTPIMLMRNIDQSEGLCNGTRLISPWPFKLSRRQFPVIVSYSTMINKSQGQSLDWVGLYIPRDVFTHGQIYVDLSRVTSKQGIKILVHDDNGTAKNSTANVVYKEVFNNA, via the exons ATGAAGTTTATCATATACGCAGACGAACAACAAGGAATCTTTAAAGAGATTATGAAGGCGGTTAGAGGTCAGAAAGGAGGAGTCTTCTTCCTCCATGGCTACGGGAGCACAGGCAAAACTTACATGTGGCAGACACTCGCAAGTGCTCTAAGGGCTAAGCACGACATTTACATAACCGTTGCAACAAGTGGTATAGCGTCCTTGCTATTACCAGGAGGGAGAACGACACAGTCAAGGTTCAAGATACTTGTCCCTATGTTGGATAACTTAACATGCAATATTCCTTACCATGATGTAGCCGCAGATCTACTACGGCATGCGAAGTTGATAATTTGGAACGAGGCTCTTATGGCAAACAAATGGTGCTTTGAAGCACTTGATAAGACATTGAAAGATCTAATGAGTGTTGCTAGAAACTCAAACTATGTTTTTGGTGGTAAGGTTGTCGTTTTCGGTGGAGACTTTAGACAAATTTTGCCCGTAATACTGAGGGGATCGAGATTAGACATTATTGCACGCAATCATAAACGCTTCCTACATCTGGCACTCTGTCAAG AAGAAGGAAGACTGGGAGGTCCAAATGACGGAACAACAGAGATAGATTTTCCACCAGACTTCCTCGATAATTACCGTGACTACAACTACATGAAGAACATGGCTATTTTAGCGTCAACCATCGATATGGTAGACAAAATAAATGATCATGTCTTAGCATTGATGCCAG GTGATTTGAGGGATTATTACAGCAGTGACGCTGTGGATCATTCAGAAATACATGACAAGGACATGCTTGATGTCCTCACTCCCGAGTTTTTGAGCTCTTTAAAAAATTCCCGTTTGCCTAACCATCATATAAAGCTTAATATTGATACACCGATTATGCTTATGCGGAATATCGATCAATCTGAAGGGTTGTGTAATGGTACACGACTAATT TCACCATGGCCTTTCAAGCTAAGTCGGCGACAGTTTCCAGTAATAGTGTCGTACTCAACGATGATTAACAAGTCACAGGGTCAGTCATTAGATTGGGTAGGTCTTTACATTCCACGCGACGTATTTACTCATGGCCAAATATATGTGGATCTTTCAAGGGTTACAAGCAAGCAAGGTATCAAAATTTTGGTCCACGATGATAATGGCACTGCAAAAAATTCTACTGCAAACGTGGTTTACAAGGAGGTTTTCAACAACGCATGA